The following coding sequences are from one Patescibacteria group bacterium window:
- a CDS encoding ABC transporter permease: protein MTLIRTIKISYQAIIAHKVRAALTVLGLTIGVLAIILVINLGQGFENYLAGQMEMFGTDYIDIEPRVPKDSRVSQMNSSTITTLTMKDAEVVAEHPNIRDYYVGLLGQAVTSYQGKDKATMLFGISATGFDLYKPQIEQGRPFTDEEDKSLTRVAVIGRDIKEELFGQGDAIGERIRIGKHNFQVIGVMEKQGAMGPMKMDEIIFVPVRTLQKLIMGVDHIQMILAYMYDTSQAETTAIELKQIIMEQHEITDENKADFEVMTSDQAMDILDQITGAVNLLLLAIAMISLLVGGVGIMNIMYVSVSERTYEIGLRKSVGATQSNILWQFLWEALFLTLIGGLIGVILGTGLTFLAGEIAIYMGFDLGNLIALQGIFIGIGFSLLVGLIFGIYPARKAAQLDPITALRKE, encoded by the coding sequence ATGACTTTAATTAGAACAATTAAAATTTCTTATCAAGCTATTATAGCCCATAAAGTTAGGGCAGCTTTAACTGTCTTGGGTTTAACTATTGGAGTGTTGGCTATCATTTTAGTTATTAACTTGGGGCAAGGATTTGAAAATTATTTGGCTGGCCAAATGGAAATGTTTGGCACAGACTATATTGATATTGAACCACGAGTACCTAAAGATTCTCGAGTCTCGCAAATGAATAGTTCTACAATTACAACTTTGACAATGAAAGATGCCGAAGTAGTAGCGGAGCATCCCAATATTCGAGATTATTATGTTGGTTTATTAGGTCAGGCAGTTACTTCTTACCAGGGTAAAGATAAGGCGACAATGCTATTTGGTATTTCGGCAACTGGTTTTGATTTATATAAACCTCAAATTGAGCAGGGTCGTCCTTTTACCGATGAAGAAGATAAATCTTTAACTCGAGTAGCAGTTATTGGTAGGGATATTAAAGAGGAATTATTCGGTCAAGGTGATGCCATCGGAGAAAGGATAAGAATTGGTAAACATAATTTTCAAGTGATTGGTGTTATGGAAAAGCAAGGGGCGATGGGTCCAATGAAAATGGATGAAATAATTTTTGTGCCAGTTCGAACCTTACAAAAATTAATCATGGGAGTTGATCATATCCAAATGATTTTAGCTTATATGTATGATACATCGCAAGCAGAAACTACAGCGATCGAACTAAAACAAATTATTATGGAACAGCATGAAATTACAGATGAGAATAAGGCTGATTTTGAAGTTATGACGTCCGATCAGGCGATGGATATTTTAGACCAGATTACTGGTGCGGTTAATTTATTATTATTAGCCATAGCTATGATTTCCTTATTGGTTGGTGGGGTAGGGATTATGAATATTATGTATGTTTCAGTTTCAGAAAGAACGTATGAAATTGGTTTGCGCAAATCGGTTGGCGCTACGCAATCTAATATTTTATGGCAATTTTTATGGGAGGCATTATTTTTAACTTTAATCGGTGGTTTAATCGGGGTTATTTTAGGTACAGGCTTAACTTTTTTAGCTGGTGAAATTGCAATCTATATGGGTTTTGATTTAGGGAATTTAATCGCGCTTCAAGGCATTTTTATTGGTATAGGATTTTCTTTACTTGTAGGTTTAATTTTTGGAATTTATCCGGCTCGTAAGGCAGCTCAACTGGATCCTATTACAGCTTTAAGAAAAGAATAA
- a CDS encoding ABC transporter permease, giving the protein MHLARLIHLAFKSLKLNKKRTSLTMLSIVIGVAAVIIIMSVGAGAQSLILNQISVLGTDVVSVTPGYADDDGPPASVYGIQVTTLKKKDAQALAKILEVKYISSYVEGTAMVKYHNENISTKVIGADASYLNVESIDLVKGSFFTKADEDGVVRVAVIGWQLAQDFFGDDNPIGKKIKIKKETFRVIGTLEKRGSVGFENQDSVVVIPIGAAQKLIFGINHLHSIAMKLNSEQDVPFVEQQIKDILRQQHNIDDPSQDDFTVYTVANFIETLSNITNALKYFLAIIAAVSLVVGGVGIMNIMLVSVNERTQEIGLRKAVGARSKDIQEQFLTESITVTVLGGVVGILIGVLISGLIAAIAHYLDYSWSFVITLSSILLGVGVSALTGTLFGWYPAKRAADLQPVESLRYE; this is encoded by the coding sequence ATGCATTTAGCTAGATTAATTCATTTAGCTTTTAAAAGTTTAAAATTAAATAAAAAAAGAACTTCATTGACTATGTTGAGCATTGTGATTGGTGTTGCCGCTGTTATTATTATTATGTCGGTTGGGGCCGGCGCTCAAAGTTTAATTTTAAATCAAATTAGTGTTTTAGGTACGGACGTGGTGAGTGTTACGCCTGGCTATGCAGATGATGATGGACCGCCAGCTTCGGTTTATGGTATTCAGGTGACGACTTTAAAGAAAAAAGATGCTCAGGCTTTAGCTAAAATTTTAGAAGTTAAATATATTAGCTCATATGTTGAAGGTACTGCTATGGTTAAATATCATAATGAAAATATCAGCACTAAAGTTATCGGCGCCGATGCGTCTTATTTAAATGTTGAATCAATCGATTTAGTTAAGGGAAGTTTTTTTACAAAAGCCGATGAAGATGGTGTTGTTCGCGTGGCAGTTATTGGTTGGCAATTAGCTCAAGATTTTTTTGGTGATGACAACCCAATCGGTAAAAAAATAAAAATTAAAAAAGAAACTTTTAGGGTGATCGGTACGTTGGAAAAGAGGGGATCGGTTGGTTTTGAAAATCAAGATAGTGTCGTGGTTATACCCATAGGCGCTGCTCAAAAATTAATTTTTGGCATTAATCATTTACATAGTATTGCTATGAAATTAAATAGTGAGCAAGATGTGCCTTTTGTTGAACAGCAAATTAAAGATATTTTACGTCAACAACACAATATTGATGATCCAAGTCAAGATGATTTTACGGTTTATACAGTAGCTAATTTTATTGAAACTTTAAGTAATATTACCAATGCCTTAAAATATTTTTTAGCCATCATCGCGGCTGTTTCTTTAGTAGTTGGTGGTGTAGGGATTATGAATATTATGTTAGTTTCAGTTAATGAAAGAACCCAGGAGATTGGTTTACGCAAGGCAGTCGGCGCGCGATCAAAAGATATTCAAGAACAATTTTTAACTGAATCAATTACGGTTACAGTTTTGGGTGGAGTGGTTGGAATTTTAATTGGCGTTTTGATTTCAGGTTTAATAGCAGCAATAGCTCATTATTTAGATTATAGTTGGAGTTTTGTAATTACTTTATCGTCTATTTTATTGGGGGTTGGTGTTTCAGCCTTAACGGGGACTTTATTTGGTTGGTATCCAGCCAAAAGGGCGGCTGATTTACAGCCAGTTGAATCTTTACGTTATGAATAA